A single Amphiprion ocellaris isolate individual 3 ecotype Okinawa chromosome 1, ASM2253959v1, whole genome shotgun sequence DNA region contains:
- the LOC111566425 gene encoding serine protease 23 produces MRSWAALPRLISLLFLLLVPPVFSSKPQWILQRVPVVLPQQTETRPAPHFLSPARLDVSSPCDPECHKKAPRPSYWDLRRLLAYETLHSDGQLTETAIGIYGYNPSPNTSPAYSSGSSGKAERSHVRRKRQIFGHDGRFSIAGQDFLLKYPFSVAVKLSTGCSGTLVGDRHVLTAAHCVHDGKNYVKGAQKLRVGFLKPKQRDAQYSSFYLPSNFTNHVESGPALYAPPTNDKMKFQWIRAKRTHVPKGWIKGNANDIGMDYDYALLELKKAHKRRHMKLGVSPPAQRLPGRRVHFSGFDNDRPGQLVYRFCRAGEETSDLLYQHCDAQPGASGSGVYARMWDGRRRRWERKVIGVFSGHQWVERQGASQEFNVAVRITPLKYAQICYWIKGNFVDCREG; encoded by the coding sequence GTTGATCTCCCTCCTATTTCTCCTTCTCGTTCCACCTGTTTTCTCCTCCAAACCTCAGTGGATTCTACAGCGCGTCCCGGTGGTCCTCCCCCAGCAGACGGAGACTCGACCAGCTCCTCACTTTCTGTCTCCGGCTCGCTTGGATGTCAGCTCCCCCTGTGACCCAGAATGCCACAAGAAAGCCCCTCGCCCAAGCTACTGGGACCTGCGGCGCCTCCTGGCTTATGAGACTCTCCATTCTGACGGTCAACTCACTGAGACCGCGATTGGGATCTATGGCTACAACCCCAGTCCTAACACCAGTCCAGCCTACTCCTCCGGGTCATCCGGTAAGGCCGAGAGGTCACATGTCAGAAGAAAGCGACAGATTTTTGGCCACGATGGGCGTTTTAGCATCGCCGGGCAGGACTTCCTGCTGAAATATCCGTTCTCAGTGGCTGTCAAGCTGTCCACTGGGTGTTCTGGTACACTGGTGGGAGACCGCCACGTTCTCACAGCTGCTCATTGTGTTCATGATGGTAAAAACTACGTGAAAGGAGCTCAGAAGCTCCGGGTTGGATTTTTAAAACCCAAGCAACGAGATGCACAATATTCTTCCTTTTACCTTCCCTCCAACTTCACCAACCACGTTGAAAGTGGCCCTGCTCTGTACGCCCCACCGACCAACGACAAAATGAAGTTTCAGTGGATCAGGGCCAAGCGCACCCATGTTCCCAAAGGGTGGATTAAAGGGAATGCCAATGACATTGGGATGGACTATGACTATGCTTTGCTGGAACTCAAGAAGGCCCACAAACGGCGCCACATGAAGTTAGGAGTCAGTCCTCCTGCTCAGAGACTGCCTGGTCGACGGGTCCACTTCTCAGGATTTGATAACGACCGTCCAGGACAGCTGGTGTACCGGTTCTGTCGGGCCGGCGAGGAGACGTCAGACCTGTTGTACCAGCACTGCGATGCTCAACCCGGGGCCAGCGGCTCAGGAGTCTACGCTCGGATGTGGGACGGGCGGCGCCGGCGCTGGGAGCGAAAGGTGATAGGTGTGTTTTCTGGGCATCAGTGGGTGGAGCGACAAGGGGCGTCTCAGGAATTTAATGTAGCGGTGAGAATCACACCTCTCAAATACGCTCAGATCTGCTACTGGATAAAAGGAAACTTTGTGGACTGCAGAGAGGGATGA